One region of Deltaproteobacteria bacterium genomic DNA includes:
- a CDS encoding adhesin, translating to MLTLNVSAKEQLDAHFSGKAKEFIRIYLASGCGGPRLALALDERKDGDQVFEVDGYSFLMEESLFEQAKPVTVDFDQLRGFDIQSSMKFPENAGGCSSCSCGGSCH from the coding sequence ATGCTTACTCTCAATGTGTCGGCCAAGGAACAGCTGGATGCGCATTTCAGCGGCAAGGCCAAGGAGTTCATTCGTATCTATCTGGCCTCGGGATGCGGAGGTCCGCGCTTGGCCTTGGCTTTGGATGAACGCAAAGACGGAGATCAGGTTTTTGAAGTGGATGGATATTCGTTTTTGATGGAAGAATCGCTGTTCGAGCAGGCCAAGCCCGTGACTGTCGATTTTGATCAGCTCAGGGGGTTCGATATTCAGTCTAGCATGAAGTTTCCTGAAAACGCGGGTGGTTGCTCTTCGTGCAGCTGCGGGGGCAGTTGCCATTGA
- a CDS encoding PEP-CTERM sorting domain-containing protein, with the protein MILPRPRQNQGSVGLVYTPPPARQSKTCHHIDFICKKSWHTKCLRWNRGRSIAHNIRSGGIMKHLVPTLVMTALLALASPAQALTVTPTSDADTLVGSLLGSGVSIISSSFTGANGAAGLFSGAGGAIGINSGVILTSGQANVAVGPNDQPHAGADNGLGGTAALNALIPGYTTYDATLLDIVFSSDTGNLFFNFVFASEEYNQYVGSDFNDVFGFFLDGVNIALLPNGSPVSINNVNLGANAAYYVNNSMTDAEGDGPAVASPVDTQYDGFTTVLTAQALGLAAGEHTISLQIADAGDHVLDSAIFLEGGSFGGDDPNPEAVPEPATLLLIGSGLAGLFGLRRKA; encoded by the coding sequence ATGATTCTCCCACGTCCGCGCCAAAACCAAGGCAGTGTCGGCCTAGTTTACACTCCACCGCCAGCTCGCCAGTCAAAAACATGCCACCATATTGATTTCATTTGCAAAAAATCATGGCATACAAAGTGCTTGAGATGGAACCGAGGCAGAAGCATCGCTCACAACATCCGCTCGGGAGGCATTATGAAACACCTCGTTCCAACACTCGTCATGACGGCGCTGCTTGCGCTTGCAAGCCCCGCGCAGGCCTTGACCGTGACCCCCACCTCCGACGCCGACACCCTGGTTGGCAGTCTGCTGGGCAGTGGTGTCAGCATTATTTCCAGCAGTTTCACCGGAGCAAACGGCGCGGCGGGTCTTTTTAGCGGCGCTGGCGGGGCCATCGGCATCAATTCCGGCGTCATCCTGACCAGCGGCCAGGCCAATGTGGCGGTCGGCCCCAACGATCAACCCCACGCCGGCGCGGACAATGGCCTCGGCGGAACAGCGGCGTTGAACGCTCTGATCCCCGGCTACACCACGTACGATGCGACGCTGCTTGACATCGTATTCTCCAGCGACACGGGAAATCTGTTCTTCAACTTTGTGTTCGCGTCCGAGGAATACAACCAATATGTCGGCTCGGACTTCAACGACGTTTTCGGTTTCTTCCTGGATGGCGTGAACATCGCGCTGCTGCCCAATGGAAGCCCGGTGTCCATCAACAATGTCAACCTCGGCGCCAACGCGGCCTATTACGTCAACAACTCCATGACGGACGCGGAGGGTGATGGTCCGGCCGTGGCCAGCCCCGTGGACACGCAGTACGACGGCTTCACCACGGTTCTGACCGCCCAAGCGCTGGGATTGGCCGCGGGAGAACACACCATCTCCCTGCAAATCGCCGACGCCGGAGACCATGTTCTTGATTCGGCCATCTTCCTCGAGGGCGGTTCCTTTGGCGGTGACGATCCCAACCCCGAAGCCGTGCCCGAGCCGGCCACCCTGCTCCTGATCGGGTCCGGACTCGCCGGACTGTTCGGACTGCGCCGCAAGGCATGA